The Corynebacterium glaucum genome includes a region encoding these proteins:
- a CDS encoding decaprenyl-phosphate phosphoribosyltransferase translates to MTEPVKEPVKEPLLRPEPHTAGVDVVMKKNPPKNLPDAMTKGLRPKQWVKNVLVLAAPLAAGLEAFTSRTAIDILIAFVVFCFGASSIYLINDARDVESDRQHPTKKFRPIASGMLPINLAYAMAVILIVAAIGLSLVATDGTSLALVIGVYIALQLGYCFGWKHIPVIDIALVSSGFMLRTMAGGVAAGIVLSQWFLLVAAFGSLFMASGKRYAELILAEQTGAKIRKALEGYTGTYLRFVWTVSATAVVIFYALWGFELSDAVTGNAAIWYQISMVPFVIAILRYAAEVDGGRGGAPDEIALEDRVLQLLAVAWLFCIAMAVYIVPAVSG, encoded by the coding sequence GTGACTGAGCCAGTTAAAGAGCCAGTGAAAGAACCGCTGCTGCGCCCCGAGCCGCACACCGCCGGCGTCGACGTGGTGATGAAGAAGAACCCGCCGAAGAACCTGCCGGACGCGATGACCAAGGGTCTCCGCCCGAAGCAGTGGGTCAAAAACGTCCTGGTGCTCGCGGCGCCGCTGGCCGCGGGCCTGGAGGCGTTCACCAGCCGCACCGCGATTGACATCCTCATCGCGTTCGTCGTGTTCTGCTTCGGCGCGTCCTCGATCTACCTGATCAACGACGCCCGCGATGTGGAATCGGACCGCCAGCACCCGACTAAGAAATTCCGCCCGATCGCCTCCGGCATGCTGCCGATCAACCTGGCGTACGCGATGGCGGTCATCCTCATCGTCGCCGCAATCGGCCTTTCGTTGGTGGCTACCGACGGCACCTCGTTGGCGCTGGTCATCGGCGTGTACATCGCGCTGCAGCTGGGGTACTGCTTCGGCTGGAAGCACATCCCGGTGATCGACATCGCGCTGGTGTCCTCCGGCTTCATGCTGCGCACGATGGCCGGTGGTGTCGCAGCGGGCATCGTGCTTTCGCAGTGGTTCCTACTGGTCGCGGCGTTCGGCTCGCTGTTCATGGCCTCGGGCAAGCGCTACGCGGAGCTGATCCTTGCGGAGCAGACCGGCGCGAAGATCCGTAAAGCGCTCGAGGGATACACCGGCACTTACCTGCGCTTTGTCTGGACGGTCTCCGCCACCGCGGTGGTGATTTTCTACGCACTTTGGGGCTTTGAGCTTTCCGACGCCGTGACTGGCAACGCCGCGATCTGGTACCAGATCTCCATGGTGCCGTTCGTCATCGCGATCTTGCGCTACGCCGCTGAGGTCGACGGCGGCCGCGGCGGGGCCCCGGATGAGATCGCGTTGGAAGACCGCGTCCTGCAACTTCTCGCCGTCGCGTGGCTGTTCTGCATCGCTATGGCGGTCTACATCGTGCCCGCCGTTTCCGGGTAA
- a CDS encoding phosphatase PAP2 family protein, whose amino-acid sequence MSSKEADFLVQLQDVIYAPATVKTARTLSHFGEHDLGWVGVAAVGAIVDKQRRRKWLALGAGTFVAHAASVVLKRVVRRPRPDDERITVGVRTPSKLSFPSSHATNTAAAAVHLHDITGSKWPYALVPVMMASRNVLGVHYPTDTLAGAALGAAIAKLAIEAERRI is encoded by the coding sequence ATGAGCAGTAAAGAAGCAGACTTCCTCGTCCAGCTGCAGGATGTCATCTACGCACCGGCGACGGTCAAGACAGCCCGCACGCTTAGCCACTTCGGGGAACACGATTTGGGCTGGGTGGGCGTTGCTGCGGTGGGCGCAATCGTCGATAAGCAAAGGCGCAGGAAGTGGCTTGCCTTGGGGGCTGGGACCTTTGTGGCGCACGCGGCATCTGTGGTGCTGAAGCGTGTGGTGCGCCGACCCCGGCCGGACGATGAGCGGATCACGGTTGGTGTGCGCACCCCGTCGAAGCTGAGTTTCCCGTCTTCGCACGCGACCAACACTGCGGCGGCGGCCGTGCACCTGCACGACATCACCGGGTCGAAGTGGCCCTACGCGCTCGTTCCGGTGATGATGGCCTCCCGTAACGTGCTCGGCGTGCACTACCCGACCGACACGCTTGCCGGTGCGGCGCTCGGCGCGGCCATCGCCAAGCTTGCGATCGAGGCGGAAAGGCGGATCTAG
- a CDS encoding glycosyltransferase: MEKTTNAAQTDRVLARILMPKKGEPRDVRMLYLIEDEHNKQRLSWSDRTSFTIPAGNEASFETYFNAFPASYWRRWSQLSSVLLAMDIEGRATISVYRSKHDGTRISVINAEAADEHIEIPLELRNFEDGGWLWFDITAETDARVRNAAWVAPQDPKEQVLDDGTVVPPQPKQVAVGIPTFNRPRDAVNALHALAEDAYVEASISHVLMPDQGNQHPADEPDFEDAEKNLGGKLSIFSQGNLGGSGGYSRIMYEALNSTDAPFILYMDDDIAIEPDSIVRAVQAARYANQPILVGGQMLNLQDRAQLRTTGEAVDKDIFMFRAAEHAVYDHDFSKYPLGYVGTEQEELDPRKTTSRALHRRVDVDYNGWWMNLFPRVVAEQLGLPLPLFIKWDDNEYALRAKEAGFPTVTWPGVAIWHMAWADKDDAIDWQAYFHMRNRLIVASIYGPEDPTAMLKNMSKSTSKHYMCMEYSTIAIQNEAMKDFLAGPDQLFDILESALPRIQAIRKDFADAQVVESAADLPAPTGAPGVPTRTIGGRLAKVKKLPWAAKALMHLRKPENRDHWNAPQLNLTTEEARWYTLARLDSATVSTAGGTGVAFRKRDKKLADDLVAQQKELRAEISKRWPELKHAYRDARGELTSHENWGKIFDEQ; this comes from the coding sequence ACCTCATCGAAGACGAGCACAACAAACAGCGCCTGAGCTGGTCCGACCGCACAAGCTTCACCATCCCCGCCGGCAACGAGGCCAGCTTCGAGACCTACTTCAACGCTTTTCCGGCAAGCTATTGGCGCCGCTGGTCGCAGCTCAGCTCCGTCCTCCTCGCGATGGACATCGAAGGCCGCGCCACCATCTCCGTCTACCGCTCGAAGCACGACGGCACCCGCATTTCCGTCATCAACGCCGAAGCCGCCGACGAGCACATCGAAATCCCGCTCGAGCTGCGCAACTTCGAAGACGGCGGCTGGCTCTGGTTCGACATCACAGCAGAAACCGATGCGCGGGTGCGCAATGCGGCGTGGGTCGCGCCCCAGGACCCCAAGGAGCAGGTGCTTGACGACGGCACCGTTGTCCCACCCCAGCCCAAGCAGGTGGCCGTAGGCATCCCTACTTTCAACCGCCCCCGAGACGCCGTCAATGCACTGCATGCGTTGGCCGAAGACGCGTATGTCGAGGCGTCGATAAGCCATGTGCTCATGCCGGACCAGGGCAACCAGCACCCTGCCGATGAACCTGACTTTGAGGACGCGGAAAAGAATCTGGGCGGTAAACTGAGCATTTTCTCGCAGGGCAACCTCGGTGGTTCGGGCGGGTACTCGCGAATCATGTACGAGGCGCTGAACTCCACCGATGCGCCGTTCATTCTGTACATGGACGATGACATCGCGATCGAGCCGGACTCGATTGTGCGCGCGGTGCAGGCGGCGCGGTATGCCAACCAACCCATCCTGGTGGGCGGGCAGATGCTCAACCTGCAGGACCGCGCGCAGCTGCGCACCACCGGCGAGGCGGTGGACAAGGACATCTTCATGTTCCGCGCGGCGGAACATGCCGTCTACGACCACGACTTTTCCAAGTACCCGCTGGGCTACGTGGGCACCGAGCAGGAAGAGCTGGATCCGCGCAAGACCACGTCGCGGGCGCTGCACCGCCGCGTCGATGTGGACTACAACGGCTGGTGGATGAACCTGTTTCCCCGCGTGGTCGCGGAGCAGCTCGGGCTGCCACTGCCGCTGTTCATCAAGTGGGACGACAACGAGTACGCCCTGCGCGCAAAGGAAGCCGGCTTCCCGACGGTCACCTGGCCTGGCGTCGCGATCTGGCACATGGCCTGGGCCGACAAGGACGACGCGATTGACTGGCAGGCGTACTTCCACATGCGCAACCGCCTCATCGTGGCCAGCATCTACGGCCCCGAAGACCCAACCGCGATGCTGAAGAACATGTCGAAGTCCACCTCCAAGCACTACATGTGCATGGAGTATTCGACGATCGCCATCCAGAACGAGGCGATGAAGGACTTCCTCGCCGGCCCGGACCAGCTCTTCGACATCCTGGAGTCCGCGCTGCCGCGAATCCAGGCGATCCGGAAGGACTTTGCCGATGCGCAGGTTGTCGAGTCAGCTGCGGACCTTCCGGCGCCCACGGGCGCGCCGGGCGTGCCCACCCGTACGATCGGCGGCCGCCTGGCCAAGGTCAAGAAACTCCCGTGGGCGGCGAAGGCGCTAATGCACCTGCGCAAGCCGGAGAACCGCGACCACTGGAACGCCCCGCAGCTCAACCTCACCACGGAAGAAGCTCGCTGGTACACACTCGCCCGTTTGGATTCCGCGACGGTTTCCACGGCAGGTGGCACGGGCGTCGCCTTCCGCAAGCGGGACAAAAAGCTTGCCGACGACCTGGTGGCGCAGCAGAAGGAACTGCGCGCGGAGATCAGTAAACGCTGGCCGGAACTCAAGCACGCGTACCGCGATGCCCGTGGCGAGCTGACTAGCCACGAGAACTGGGGGAAGATTTTTGATGAGCAGTAA